In the genome of Cryptomeria japonica chromosome 8, Sugi_1.0, whole genome shotgun sequence, one region contains:
- the LOC131060554 gene encoding pentatricopeptide repeat-containing protein At2g13600 isoform X2, which produces MSTIAHLNQNIKTLCIQGHLKEAMHILLTAHDLPVHSSTYIHLLQACIENKALSEGKKVHIHINDRVTFATHSFLQNKLINMYDKCGSLVDARSVFDNMTEPNVFSWNMIISAYKRHGLPHQAFRLFYQMQRTAVKPDHFTLSTVLPVCGNVATLNHGFQIHGKTIRCGFQFHDIVMNTLIAMYAKCGRIEKARELFDRMPNANVVSWNAMITGYAQNGVLDELLRLFEDIPQKNVVSWTAVIAGCAQNGFVEKALEFFKQMQLAGIEADSSTFASILPACAKMGALERGMEIHQKIIERRFLPHVVVTTAIIDMYTKCGSIEKAHKLFDEMPQRNVVSWTAIITGYAQNGPVHKALELFNQMQLAGEKVNTSTFVSILPACAKMGALEHGMNVHGKIIESGLLSNDVVVTSLINMYAKCASISKAREIFDKMPQANVFTWTAMITGYAQNGFLDEALSLFNEMPDRNAVSWNAVIAGYAQNGQVEKAMEIFKQMQLTDVKPDKLTFASILPACSKIGALKQGMEFHQKIIEMGFLSDVVATSLIDMYAKCGSIKKARELFDRMKNPDVASWNAMISGYAMHGHSQDALKLFELMKYSQTKPNYISFVCILFACSHAGLVDDSCKYFNQMIHFYCIIPTIDHYVCMVDLLGRASCFEGALNFIIKMPIKPDSVVWMSLLGACRSHKNLHLGEFVATLLFELDYINTAPYVLLSNIYAEIGRWDDVRNVTDHTHKHKRSMQCWRNCLRS; this is translated from the exons ATGTCAACCATAGCTCATctcaatcaaaacatcaaaacactgTGTATTCAAGGTCACTTGAAGGAGGCTATGCATATCCTTCTTACAGCGCACGACCTTCCTGTACACTCTTCTACATATATTCATCTGTTGCAGGCATGCATTGAAAATAAAGCCCTTTCAGAAGGTAAGAAAGTtcatattcacatcaatgacagAGTTACATTTGCCACCCACAGTTTTTTACAAAATAAACTCATCAACATGTATGACAAATGTGGAAGCTTGGTGGACGCCCGCAGTGTTTTCGACAACATGACTGAACCAAATGTCTTCTCATGGAATATGATCATTTCAGCCTATAAAAGGCACGGCCTTCCTCATCAGGCGTtcagactattttaccaaatgcAACGAACAGCTGTAAAACCCGATCACTTCACCTTATCCACCGTTCTCCCTGTATGCGGGAACGTGGCAACTCTAAATCATGGTTTTCAGATCCATGGAAAGACCATTAGATGTGGATTTCAGTTTCATGATATCGTGATGAATACCCTGATAGCTATGTACGCGAAATGTGGAAGAATTGAGAAGGCGCGCgagttgtttgacagaatgcctaatGCAAACGTGgtttcatggaatgcaatgattacaGGATACGCACAAAATGGCGTTCTTGATGAACTTTTAAGACTTTTTGAAGATATACCCCAAAAGAACGTTGTTTCGTGGACTGCAGTCATTGCTGGATGCGCACAGAATGGGTTTGTTGAAAAAGCGCTGGAGTTTtttaaacaaatgcaattggcaggtataGAAGCAGACTCgtcaacctttgccagcatcctcccagcGTGTGCCAAGATGGGAGCTTTGGAACGGggcatggaaattcatcaaaaaatAATCGAGAGGCGGTTTTTGCCACACGTAGTAGTTACGACTGCTATCAtagacatgtatacaaaatgtggaagcatagagaaGGCCCACAAATTGTTCGACGAAATGCCTCAACGAAATGTAGTATCATGGACGGCTATCATTACTGGGTATGCGCAAAATGGGCCTGTTCATAAAGCCTTGGAGCTTTTCaaccaaatgcaattggcaggtgaaAAGGTAAACACGTCCACCTTTGTCAGTATCCTcccagcttgtgccaaaatgggagctttggaacatggtATGAATGTCCATgggaagataattgaaagtgggcTTTTGTCAAATGATGTAGTTGTGACTTCTCTGATAAACATGTATGCGAAGTGTGCTAGCATAAGTAAGGCGCGTGAAatctttgacaaaatgcctcaggcAAATGTGTTCACATGGACTGCCATGATTACGGGATATGCACAGAATGGTTTTCTTGATGAGGCATTAAGTCTTTTCAATGAAATGCCTGACCGAAATGCAGTCTCATGGAATGCAGTTAttgccggatatgcacaaaatggccAAGTTGAAAAAGCTATGGAGAtctttaagcaaatgcaattgacaGATGTAAAGCCAGACAAATTGACATTTGCCAGTATCTTGCCAGCATGTTCCAAAATTGGAGCTTTGAAGCAAGGTATGGAGTTCCATCAAAAAATAATTGAAATGGGGTTTTTGTCCGATGTAGTTGCAACTTCCctaatagacatgtatgcaaaatgtggcagCATAAagaaggcacgtgaactgtttgacagaatgaaAAATCCTGATGTGGCTTCATGGAACGCAATGATTTCAGGCTATGCAATGCACGGCCATAGCCAGGACGCCCTCAAACTCTTTGAACTGATGAAGTATTCTCAAACTAAACCCAACTATATAAGCTTTGTTTGTATTTTATTTGCATGCAGCCATGCAGGTCTAGTGGATGATAGTTGTAAATACTTCAATCAGATGATTCATTTTTATTGCATCATACCTACAATTGACCATTATGTATGCATGGTTGATCTTCTTGGCCGTGCTAGCTGCTTTGAGGGAGCCTTAAATTTTATCATTAAAATGCCAATAAAACCTGATTCAGTTGTGTGGATGAGTTTGCTTGGTGCTTGTAGATCACACAAGAATTTGCATCTAGGAGAATTTGTGGCAACGCTCCTTTTTGAGTTGGATTATATAAATACTGCACCCTATGTTCTTCTGTCAAACATTTATGCAGAAATAGGCAGATGGGATGATGTTCGAAAT GTGACAGATCACACCCACAAACACAAGAGATCTATGCAATGTTGGAGAAATTGTCTTCGGAGCTGA
- the LOC131060554 gene encoding pentatricopeptide repeat-containing protein At3g26782, mitochondrial isoform X1: MSTIAHLNQNIKTLCIQGHLKEAMHILLTAHDLPVHSSTYIHLLQACIENKALSEGKKVHIHINDRVTFATHSFLQNKLINMYDKCGSLVDARSVFDNMTEPNVFSWNMIISAYKRHGLPHQAFRLFYQMQRTAVKPDHFTLSTVLPVCGNVATLNHGFQIHGKTIRCGFQFHDIVMNTLIAMYAKCGRIEKARELFDRMPNANVVSWNAMITGYAQNGVLDELLRLFEDIPQKNVVSWTAVIAGCAQNGFVEKALEFFKQMQLAGIEADSSTFASILPACAKMGALERGMEIHQKIIERRFLPHVVVTTAIIDMYTKCGSIEKAHKLFDEMPQRNVVSWTAIITGYAQNGPVHKALELFNQMQLAGEKVNTSTFVSILPACAKMGALEHGMNVHGKIIESGLLSNDVVVTSLINMYAKCASISKAREIFDKMPQANVFTWTAMITGYAQNGFLDEALSLFNEMPDRNAVSWNAVIAGYAQNGQVEKAMEIFKQMQLTDVKPDKLTFASILPACSKIGALKQGMEFHQKIIEMGFLSDVVATSLIDMYAKCGSIKKARELFDRMKNPDVASWNAMISGYAMHGHSQDALKLFELMKYSQTKPNYISFVCILFACSHAGLVDDSCKYFNQMIHFYCIIPTIDHYVCMVDLLGRASCFEGALNFIIKMPIKPDSVVWMSLLGACRSHKNLHLGEFVATLLFELDYINTAPYVLLSNIYAEIGRWDDVRNVRKLMKDRGIKKIPGCSWIEVHKTVHVFCVGDRSHPQTQEIYAMLEKLSSELKEAGYAPDTKPVLNDVEDEEKELLLCHHSEKLAIAFGLLHMSAGTTIRVVKNLRVCGDCHTATKFISKIVAREIIVRDSNRFHHFKHGHCSCGDYW; the protein is encoded by the coding sequence ATGTCAACCATAGCTCATctcaatcaaaacatcaaaacactgTGTATTCAAGGTCACTTGAAGGAGGCTATGCATATCCTTCTTACAGCGCACGACCTTCCTGTACACTCTTCTACATATATTCATCTGTTGCAGGCATGCATTGAAAATAAAGCCCTTTCAGAAGGTAAGAAAGTtcatattcacatcaatgacagAGTTACATTTGCCACCCACAGTTTTTTACAAAATAAACTCATCAACATGTATGACAAATGTGGAAGCTTGGTGGACGCCCGCAGTGTTTTCGACAACATGACTGAACCAAATGTCTTCTCATGGAATATGATCATTTCAGCCTATAAAAGGCACGGCCTTCCTCATCAGGCGTtcagactattttaccaaatgcAACGAACAGCTGTAAAACCCGATCACTTCACCTTATCCACCGTTCTCCCTGTATGCGGGAACGTGGCAACTCTAAATCATGGTTTTCAGATCCATGGAAAGACCATTAGATGTGGATTTCAGTTTCATGATATCGTGATGAATACCCTGATAGCTATGTACGCGAAATGTGGAAGAATTGAGAAGGCGCGCgagttgtttgacagaatgcctaatGCAAACGTGgtttcatggaatgcaatgattacaGGATACGCACAAAATGGCGTTCTTGATGAACTTTTAAGACTTTTTGAAGATATACCCCAAAAGAACGTTGTTTCGTGGACTGCAGTCATTGCTGGATGCGCACAGAATGGGTTTGTTGAAAAAGCGCTGGAGTTTtttaaacaaatgcaattggcaggtataGAAGCAGACTCgtcaacctttgccagcatcctcccagcGTGTGCCAAGATGGGAGCTTTGGAACGGggcatggaaattcatcaaaaaatAATCGAGAGGCGGTTTTTGCCACACGTAGTAGTTACGACTGCTATCAtagacatgtatacaaaatgtggaagcatagagaaGGCCCACAAATTGTTCGACGAAATGCCTCAACGAAATGTAGTATCATGGACGGCTATCATTACTGGGTATGCGCAAAATGGGCCTGTTCATAAAGCCTTGGAGCTTTTCaaccaaatgcaattggcaggtgaaAAGGTAAACACGTCCACCTTTGTCAGTATCCTcccagcttgtgccaaaatgggagctttggaacatggtATGAATGTCCATgggaagataattgaaagtgggcTTTTGTCAAATGATGTAGTTGTGACTTCTCTGATAAACATGTATGCGAAGTGTGCTAGCATAAGTAAGGCGCGTGAAatctttgacaaaatgcctcaggcAAATGTGTTCACATGGACTGCCATGATTACGGGATATGCACAGAATGGTTTTCTTGATGAGGCATTAAGTCTTTTCAATGAAATGCCTGACCGAAATGCAGTCTCATGGAATGCAGTTAttgccggatatgcacaaaatggccAAGTTGAAAAAGCTATGGAGAtctttaagcaaatgcaattgacaGATGTAAAGCCAGACAAATTGACATTTGCCAGTATCTTGCCAGCATGTTCCAAAATTGGAGCTTTGAAGCAAGGTATGGAGTTCCATCAAAAAATAATTGAAATGGGGTTTTTGTCCGATGTAGTTGCAACTTCCctaatagacatgtatgcaaaatgtggcagCATAAagaaggcacgtgaactgtttgacagaatgaaAAATCCTGATGTGGCTTCATGGAACGCAATGATTTCAGGCTATGCAATGCACGGCCATAGCCAGGACGCCCTCAAACTCTTTGAACTGATGAAGTATTCTCAAACTAAACCCAACTATATAAGCTTTGTTTGTATTTTATTTGCATGCAGCCATGCAGGTCTAGTGGATGATAGTTGTAAATACTTCAATCAGATGATTCATTTTTATTGCATCATACCTACAATTGACCATTATGTATGCATGGTTGATCTTCTTGGCCGTGCTAGCTGCTTTGAGGGAGCCTTAAATTTTATCATTAAAATGCCAATAAAACCTGATTCAGTTGTGTGGATGAGTTTGCTTGGTGCTTGTAGATCACACAAGAATTTGCATCTAGGAGAATTTGTGGCAACGCTCCTTTTTGAGTTGGATTATATAAATACTGCACCCTATGTTCTTCTGTCAAACATTTATGCAGAAATAGGCAGATGGGATGATGTTCGAAATGTAAGGAAATTGATGAAAGATAGAGGGATCAAAAAGATAcctggatgtagttggattgaagtCCATAAAACAGTTCATGTTTTTTGTGTAGGTGACAGATCACACCCACAAACACAAGAGATCTATGCAATGTTGGAGAAATTGTCTTCGGAGCTGAAGGAGGCAGGGTATGCTCCAGATACAAAACCTGTGCTGAATGATGTGGAGGATGAGGAGAAGGAATTACTTCTCTGCCACCATAGTGAGAAGTTGGCGATTGCATTCGGGTTGTTACACATGTCCGCTGGGACAACTATTAGAGTTGTCAAGAACCTTCGAGTATGTGGTGACTGCCACACTGCAACCAAGTTTATCTCCAAGATTGTTGCAAGAGAAATTATTGTTAGAGATTCCAACCGTTTCCATCATTTCAAGCATGGACATTGTTCTTGTGGAGATTATTGGTGA
- the LOC131060554 gene encoding pentatricopeptide repeat-containing protein At3g09040, mitochondrial isoform X3: MSTIAHLNQNIKTLCIQGHLKEAMHILLTAHDLPVHSSTYIHLLQACIENKALSEGKKVHIHINDRVTFATHSFLQNKLINMYDKCGSLVDARSVFDNMTEPNVFSWNMIISAYKRHGLPHQAFRLFYQMQRTAVKPDHFTLSTVLPVCGNVATLNHGFQIHGKTIRCGFQFHDIVMNTLIAMYAKCGRIEKARELFDRMPNANVVSWNAMITGYAQNGVLDELLRLFEDIPQKNVVSWTAVIAGCAQNGFVEKALEFFKQMQLAGIEADSSTFASILPACAKMGALERGMEIHQKIIERRFLPHVVVTTAIIDMYTKCGSIEKAHKLFDEMPQRNVVSWTAIITGYAQNGPVHKALELFNQMQLAGEKVNTSTFVSILPACAKMGALEHGMNVHGKIIESGLLSNDVVVTSLINMYAKCASISKAREIFDKMPQANVFTWTAMITGYAQNGFLDEALSLFNEMPDRNAVSWNAVIAGYAQNGQVEKAMEIFKQMQLTDVKPDKLTFASILPACSKIGALKQGMEFHQKIIEMGFLSDVVATSLIDMYAKCGSIKKARELFDRMKNPDVASWNAMISGYAMHGHSQDALKLFELMK; the protein is encoded by the exons ATGTCAACCATAGCTCATctcaatcaaaacatcaaaacactgTGTATTCAAGGTCACTTGAAGGAGGCTATGCATATCCTTCTTACAGCGCACGACCTTCCTGTACACTCTTCTACATATATTCATCTGTTGCAGGCATGCATTGAAAATAAAGCCCTTTCAGAAGGTAAGAAAGTtcatattcacatcaatgacagAGTTACATTTGCCACCCACAGTTTTTTACAAAATAAACTCATCAACATGTATGACAAATGTGGAAGCTTGGTGGACGCCCGCAGTGTTTTCGACAACATGACTGAACCAAATGTCTTCTCATGGAATATGATCATTTCAGCCTATAAAAGGCACGGCCTTCCTCATCAGGCGTtcagactattttaccaaatgcAACGAACAGCTGTAAAACCCGATCACTTCACCTTATCCACCGTTCTCCCTGTATGCGGGAACGTGGCAACTCTAAATCATGGTTTTCAGATCCATGGAAAGACCATTAGATGTGGATTTCAGTTTCATGATATCGTGATGAATACCCTGATAGCTATGTACGCGAAATGTGGAAGAATTGAGAAGGCGCGCgagttgtttgacagaatgcctaatGCAAACGTGgtttcatggaatgcaatgattacaGGATACGCACAAAATGGCGTTCTTGATGAACTTTTAAGACTTTTTGAAGATATACCCCAAAAGAACGTTGTTTCGTGGACTGCAGTCATTGCTGGATGCGCACAGAATGGGTTTGTTGAAAAAGCGCTGGAGTTTtttaaacaaatgcaattggcaggtataGAAGCAGACTCgtcaacctttgccagcatcctcccagcGTGTGCCAAGATGGGAGCTTTGGAACGGggcatggaaattcatcaaaaaatAATCGAGAGGCGGTTTTTGCCACACGTAGTAGTTACGACTGCTATCAtagacatgtatacaaaatgtggaagcatagagaaGGCCCACAAATTGTTCGACGAAATGCCTCAACGAAATGTAGTATCATGGACGGCTATCATTACTGGGTATGCGCAAAATGGGCCTGTTCATAAAGCCTTGGAGCTTTTCaaccaaatgcaattggcaggtgaaAAGGTAAACACGTCCACCTTTGTCAGTATCCTcccagcttgtgccaaaatgggagctttggaacatggtATGAATGTCCATgggaagataattgaaagtgggcTTTTGTCAAATGATGTAGTTGTGACTTCTCTGATAAACATGTATGCGAAGTGTGCTAGCATAAGTAAGGCGCGTGAAatctttgacaaaatgcctcaggcAAATGTGTTCACATGGACTGCCATGATTACGGGATATGCACAGAATGGTTTTCTTGATGAGGCATTAAGTCTTTTCAATGAAATGCCTGACCGAAATGCAGTCTCATGGAATGCAGTTAttgccggatatgcacaaaatggccAAGTTGAAAAAGCTATGGAGAtctttaagcaaatgcaattgacaGATGTAAAGCCAGACAAATTGACATTTGCCAGTATCTTGCCAGCATGTTCCAAAATTGGAGCTTTGAAGCAAGGTATGGAGTTCCATCAAAAAATAATTGAAATGGGGTTTTTGTCCGATGTAGTTGCAACTTCCctaatagacatgtatgcaaaatgtggcagCATAAagaaggcacgtgaactgtttgacagaatgaaAAATCCTGATGTGGCTTCATGGAACGCAATGATTTCAGGCTATGCAATGCACGGCCATAGCCAGGACGCCCTCAAACTCTTTGAACTGATGAA GTGA
- the LOC131060554 gene encoding pentatricopeptide repeat-containing protein At2g13600 isoform X4, protein MSTIAHLNQNIKTLCIQGHLKEAMHILLTAHDLPVHSSTYIHLLQACIENKALSEGKKVHIHINDRVTFATHSFLQNKLINMYDKCGSLVDARSVFDNMTEPNVFSWNMIISAYKRHGLPHQAFRLFYQMQRTAVKPDHFTLSTVLPVCGNVATLNHGFQIHGKTIRCGFQFHDIVMNTLIAMYAKCGRIEKARELFDRMPNANVVSWNAMITGYAQNGVLDELLRLFEDIPQKNVVSWTAVIAGCAQNGFVEKALEFFKQMQLAGIEADSSTFASILPACAKMGALERGMEIHQKIIERRFLPHVVVTTAIIDMYTKCGSIEKAHKLFDEMPQRNVVSWTAIITGYAQNGPVHKALELFNQMQLAGEKVNTSTFVSILPACAKMGALEHGMNVHGKIIESGLLSNDVVVTSLINMYAKCASISKAREIFDKMPQANVFTWTAMITGYAQNGFLDEALSLFNEMPDRNAVSWNAVIAGYAQNGQVEKAMEIFKQMQLTDVKPDKLTFASILPACSKIGALKQA, encoded by the exons ATGTCAACCATAGCTCATctcaatcaaaacatcaaaacactgTGTATTCAAGGTCACTTGAAGGAGGCTATGCATATCCTTCTTACAGCGCACGACCTTCCTGTACACTCTTCTACATATATTCATCTGTTGCAGGCATGCATTGAAAATAAAGCCCTTTCAGAAGGTAAGAAAGTtcatattcacatcaatgacagAGTTACATTTGCCACCCACAGTTTTTTACAAAATAAACTCATCAACATGTATGACAAATGTGGAAGCTTGGTGGACGCCCGCAGTGTTTTCGACAACATGACTGAACCAAATGTCTTCTCATGGAATATGATCATTTCAGCCTATAAAAGGCACGGCCTTCCTCATCAGGCGTtcagactattttaccaaatgcAACGAACAGCTGTAAAACCCGATCACTTCACCTTATCCACCGTTCTCCCTGTATGCGGGAACGTGGCAACTCTAAATCATGGTTTTCAGATCCATGGAAAGACCATTAGATGTGGATTTCAGTTTCATGATATCGTGATGAATACCCTGATAGCTATGTACGCGAAATGTGGAAGAATTGAGAAGGCGCGCgagttgtttgacagaatgcctaatGCAAACGTGgtttcatggaatgcaatgattacaGGATACGCACAAAATGGCGTTCTTGATGAACTTTTAAGACTTTTTGAAGATATACCCCAAAAGAACGTTGTTTCGTGGACTGCAGTCATTGCTGGATGCGCACAGAATGGGTTTGTTGAAAAAGCGCTGGAGTTTtttaaacaaatgcaattggcaggtataGAAGCAGACTCgtcaacctttgccagcatcctcccagcGTGTGCCAAGATGGGAGCTTTGGAACGGggcatggaaattcatcaaaaaatAATCGAGAGGCGGTTTTTGCCACACGTAGTAGTTACGACTGCTATCAtagacatgtatacaaaatgtggaagcatagagaaGGCCCACAAATTGTTCGACGAAATGCCTCAACGAAATGTAGTATCATGGACGGCTATCATTACTGGGTATGCGCAAAATGGGCCTGTTCATAAAGCCTTGGAGCTTTTCaaccaaatgcaattggcaggtgaaAAGGTAAACACGTCCACCTTTGTCAGTATCCTcccagcttgtgccaaaatgggagctttggaacatggtATGAATGTCCATgggaagataattgaaagtgggcTTTTGTCAAATGATGTAGTTGTGACTTCTCTGATAAACATGTATGCGAAGTGTGCTAGCATAAGTAAGGCGCGTGAAatctttgacaaaatgcctcaggcAAATGTGTTCACATGGACTGCCATGATTACGGGATATGCACAGAATGGTTTTCTTGATGAGGCATTAAGTCTTTTCAATGAAATGCCTGACCGAAATGCAGTCTCATGGAATGCAGTTAttgccggatatgcacaaaatggccAAGTTGAAAAAGCTATGGAGAtctttaagcaaatgcaattgacaGATGTAAAGCCAGACAAATTGACATTTGCCAGTATCTTGCCAGCATGTTCCAAAATTGGAGCTTTGAAGCAAG CATAA